Sequence from the Deltaproteobacteria bacterium genome:
GACTGGCCGTCTCCCTGGGGCCGGGTTCCTTTACCGGGCTCAGGGTAGGGCTGAGCACCGTCAAGGGGCTGGCCCTGGCGGCTGAAAAGCCGGTGGTCGGTGTTCCCACCCTGGACGCCCTCGCCCACAATCTCCCCTTCACCCCCTATCTGATCTGCCCCTTTCTGGATGCTAGAAGGGGGGAGGTCTACACCGCCCTGTACAAAGATGAGGGAGGGGGGAGGGTGAAGAGGCTGACCCCTTATCAGGTCCTCTCACCCTCCATTATGCTTGAGGAGATCCCCCCCAAGGAGACGATCTTCCTCGGTGATGGGGTCAGGGTCTATGGTGAGCTCATCAAGGAGAGGTTGGGTGAGAGGGCCTTCTTCGCCCCACCTCACCTGAGGTTTCTCCGCGGGACGATGGTGGCCGAGCTGGGCCTGCAGCGCATCATGGAGGGGGAGAGGGATGATATCTCCTCCTTGGTACCCATTTATGTTAGGCCATCTGATGCCGAGATCCGTTGGGTGAAGAGAAAAGGGTTGAATAACTTTAAAGGAAATCGCATCTAATTAATCAAGATCACCTTGGAAGAACAGGAGCTGGTAAAGAGGGTACAGGGGGGGGAGAAAGAGGCCTTTAAGGATCTGGTGGCCCCCTATCAAAGGAAGATTTACTCATTTCTCTACGGTATGGTATGGGATCGGGAGGACGCCTTGGAACTGACCCAGGAGGTGCTCATCAAGGCCTATCGATCCATTAGGGGTTTCCGGATGGCCTCCTCTTTTTATACCTGGCTTTACCGGATCGCCGTAAACCTCGCCCTCGACTTTCGTCGCCATAGGATGGCGACCCCCGGGGTGAAGGAAGCGGTTGACCCTCCAGAGAAAGGGGGCCCTGACTCCTGCCTTATGCGTAATGAGCTTAGAGAACAGATCCTAAAGGCCATGGCCCAACTACCCCCTCAACACCGGGCGATCATCCTTTTAAGGGAGGTGGAGGGGCTGTCCTATAAGGAGATCTCAGAGGTAATGGGTTGCCAATTAGGGACAGTGATGTCCAGGCTTCACTACGCCAGGGAGGGGTTGCGCCGGTGCCTCGCATCTTATCTGAAGGGGGAGGGTTAGATGCCGGGCTGCAAGCATTTCACCCCTCGTTTGGAGATGTATTTGGATGGAGAACTTCCTCCCGTGGAGAGGGACTCCGTAGAGGGACACCTGCGGGTTTGTCCTCGCTGCCAAAAGGAGCTGGAGGACCTCTGCGCTCTGCGTGAACTCCTGACAGGGGCGGTGGAGGAGAGGGTGACCGACGCGCAACTCCAAGCAGTATGGGAAGGGGTATGGGAGAGGTTGAGGATCCCCTCCTTGAGGCAGAGAGTATGGTGGCCTGTAAGGGACCTCTTTTTCCCCCTTCGACCCCTTAGGACCCTCGCCTGGGGGACGGCCTTACTGGTCATCCTCTTGCTCACCCTCCCCTTGGTGACGTCCACTCCATCACCACCTGTTGTTGTGGAGTCGGTGGAGAGCGAGGACCCTGTGATGATCTTCCAGGGGGAGGAAGGGCTAACGATTATTTGGCTCTTCGAGACAGAAGAAGGAAAGGAGGAGATAGGGTGAAAAAGGTAGTCTCTCTGGGCCTCTTAAGCATGCTTTTTTTTCTATTTTACCCATCGTTTGCCTTAGGGGGGGAGGTACAGATAGGGATTAGGGTTATCCTTGCCTCACATAAAGGGAAGGGCGTGGATACAGGCCTGCAGGATATCCAAGAAAAATTAAGCACTTTGTTCAATTATTCATCTTATCGACTTCTGCAAGAGCGCTCCTTCCTCCTTGCGCAAGGCCAGGTAGGTCAACTCCCCTTGACCAAAAAAAAGGATCTGCGTATCAGACTCATCCAAGAACAAGAGGGAACTGTGGAGATCGCTGTAGAGATCCTGCGGGAGGGGAGAGTGATCTTTAAGACCAAGGCCAAACTCAAGAAGGGGGGGACCTTCCTCATCGGCGGGCCAAGACATAAAGAGGGGGTTCTGATCCTGGCCATATCGGCCCAGGGCCCCTGATCCCCTTATGCAAAGATATCCTCTTAGCCCTCTCGGCGTGAGAGGAGGATGGCGTACTCGAAACCATCCACCAAGGCCAAGAAAGAGGCCTTGTTGATGTTCTCGGAGAAGGCCTGCACCCGCCAGACATCCTTTCCGTTGCTGAAGGTAATCTGGACCTGCACACGGGCCTCCGTACCCGAGTGTGGGTCGAAAATCTGGGAACTGAAATCAACCAACCTCACCCGCTCCAGTTCAGGGAAGAGGGGGGTGAGGGACTTCTTTAGGACCTTGGCCAGGGCATCCACCGGTCCCACACCAGTGGATGCCTCGTGCATCTGCCTGCCATCGGCCCGCAGGATGATAGTCGCCCACGATCTCAAAGGGAGGAGTATAATCTTGCAGAGCCCTCAGGGTATTAAGGGCCTTGGTAGCGTCTTCTATGTGGAGCCTAACCATCACCCTCTTTGTACATAAAGAGAAGGGGGGATCTCTTCCATCCCCCTCCCTAGTTTTGCTCACTCTTTTGGCCCCTCTACTTTTTCCGTTTGCTCGGATGGCAGCCGGTACATTTGGTAGTGGGCCCTGTCTTTTTCCCTTGGGCCTTCAACGCCTTATGGCATCCCTGGCATTGTTTGTGATAGGCCCTCTTAGTACTCAGTTTCTTTCCCTCTGCCTTTTCTTTGTGACATGCGGCGCACTTCTGGGGTGTCTTCCTTTCCGCCTTCTTCCACGTGTGGTGACATTCGGTGCAGGCTATCTTGTACGTCTCCGCATGTTTCTTGTGGGAGAGGGTCACCGGCTTCTTCAGGTCTCTAGCGTATTTATTCTCAATTTTGACCATTTCGGGTCCTGCTAGGGCGATGCTGAGGACCCCCCCTGCCAAGAATGCCGCCGCTACAATCAGATAAGACCATCTCTTCATCTTCCACCCCCCTTTCTTTTTAAGGTCACAGCAAGATTTATAATGCCAGACCCCCTCTTGTCAAGGGATTTTTTCACTTATATTGACGGAATTTCCTCCCTTTTATTCATCTGGCCTTGATCTTTTGGGTGTCTTAACCATAGAGATCAAGGGAGCGCCTCTTCAGGTTTTCCAAGACAAAGGGATAGGCCTCCAGATATTCCACCTCTAGCTCTTCCGGTCTGATGAAAAGTTCCTTTAATCTTTCGCTGATCTTTTCAATCCCCTTTGGTCCGAAGAGCTCAAGCATGATGGCGGGCCAGGCCTCAACCCCGAACTCCAGCAATGTCTTCAAACCCCTCAGGGGTAGTTCAAAATACCTACCCTCTGCACCACTTATCCTCTCAAAGCTCTCCTTGTCCCACCCTTTTAAGGAGATCCTCACCTGCAGTCGATGGAATTGGGAGAGTCTCTGGGCGAACTCCGGCCTTGCGCCTATAAAGAGGCCATTGGTCTCCAAGATAAACTCCATTCTTGGGTCTACTTTGCTGATCTCTTCCAGCACACCCGAGAGGTGGTCAAAAGACCTCTCTCCCAGGATAGGCTCTGCCCCGCTTAGCCTTATCCTGTTGAAACCCTTTCTTTTGGCAATGGCCGAGAGCCTCTTGGCGATCTCCGTAGGATTGTAATACCAGCCTTCACATTCGGATGGTCTTAAGTTCCTGTTGTAATTCCAGCAATAGGCACAGAGAAGATTACACCCAACCAGGTCGGCGGTGGCGATCCCCCCATAATATCGGGCCGGCCTAAGTCTGTAGTACTTTCTCCTCAGGCCCTTCATTACCAGATCCTCAACCTCTTTTGCCCTCTGAATGGGATCGAAAGGAAGCTTTAGCATTGTATATCTAGGAGGTTTTCTGCGATCTCCATGGCCATAGATCTATTCGGCTTTGAGACAAGGTAAGGATGCTGCCTCTTTTTGGTCATCAATCTTGATAGACACTAGATATCATAAAGCAGCACAGAGAGACAAGGAGAGTTTTGGCTTGACAAATACCTGCATAAAGTTTAATATAGAAAAAAATGTTCTATATGCAGAATTATTTAATTGAATAAAGAGGGTACCAAAAAGGACACTAAGGGAGTGAAATCAGGGTATACATCATTGGTACCGGCGGTGGAGCAGGCGGGAAAAATTCTTGTTTGCCTGGCGCAAGGGCCGTCTTTCAAGATGAGGTTGACCGATATCTGCAACCACGTTGATATCCACAAAAGTAAGGGCTACTCGATTTTAAACACGCTACAAAAGTTTGGTTTTGTGCAAAAAGATCCTGAAGCCAAAACGTACTCGCTGGGACCTGGATTAATCTCTCTATCTCGGAGGGTTTTGGATAACCTGGATTACCAGGAAGTTGTGGCCCCTTTTCTCGGGACGCTTGCTAAGCAGACAAAGAGTACGGCCCTATTCGGCGTGATAGCTGACGGACACCTTTTTGTAGTCGCGAAACGCGAAGGTAACCAGGATATCGGTATAACGATTCGATTGGGCCATAGGTTTCCCATCACCTGGGGAGCACACGGCAAGGCCATTGTTGCGTTTCTGCCTGATGTGGAAAGGGAGAGAATTATGGCAGGTGAAAAGCTCTACTTCCATGGTGATGTGTCCCAGTTGGATCGGGACCGACTGCAAAAAGAGCTTGCTGCCTGTAGGCGGTCGGGGTTTGCGGTGGACAGGGGTGAGTTAAGTCCTGGCATCAATGCTGTTGCGTCTCCTGTCTTTGGTTCGCATGGGAAATTAATTGGTTGCCTGTTTGTCATCGGAACCTTTCCTGCGTCTTTGATTCAGCAGTATGGTTCAATGGTAGCTGAGAGTGCCAGAAAGATTTCTTACGCCCTCGGCGCAGATGTTGAGCAGATTTATCATCATGTACCTATGGATGATGGATAGGCATCCCTTTTAAACTAAAAAATTATGTCTAAGGGGGGAGACGTGACTGAATTTAAATATTCTAATGTTGAACGTGAGATGGAGGTGTACGGGTATGATTCTGTCGTGAAAAGCCACTGTCGCATGTGTCACGGAGGTTGTGGCGTTTTGGTCTATGTCAAAGATGGGAAAGTGGCAAAAATTGCTGGTGATCCTAACTGCCCAATAAATCATGGCACGCTCTGCAGCAAAGGAATTGCATCGGCGCAATTAGCCTACCATCCAGATCGACTTACCTACCCTGTCAAACGAGTTGGTCCAAAGGGGAGCGGTAATTGGGAGCGTATTTCGTGGGGCGAGGCCTTGGATATGATTGCAGAGCGGATATTGACCTATAAAGAAACGTTTGGGGCTGAGTCGATTGTCATGGGGTATGGAACAGGGAGGGAGAACGAAGCGGTAATCTATCGCTTTGCCAACATCTTAGGTACTCCCAATGTGCTGACGGCAGGACATTTCTGCTACGGTCCGCGAATAGCCACCAGTATTATTACCTGTGGCTCGAATCCTCTTGTGGATTACGAGAATCATCCGAGGTGCCTTATGGTATGGGGCAACAACGTGGTGATCAGTAACCCGGATGAATATAAGGGGGAACCATTTTCAGTCAGTCTTGATGCAGGGGCGAAACTCATTGTTGTTGATCCCAGACTGACACGTATTGCAGCCCGTGCGGACATCTGGCTACAACTCAGGCCGGGAACGGATACGGCGCTAGCCCTCGGTATGGCCAATGTCATTGTTTCCGAAAAACTGTATGACAAAGAGTTTGTCGAGAATTATGTCCACGGCTGGGAGCCCTTTGTAGACCGGGTGAGTGAATACCCATTGGAGAGGGTGGAAGAGATCACCTGGGTTTCGAAAGAGAAGATCAGAGAGGCAGCCCGACTCTTTGCTACCACCAAACCGGCAGCTATCCAATGGGGGGTGGCCATTGAGCAGCAGATAAACTGCGCAGACAACAATCGGGCACTGATGGTGCTCATGGGGATCACCGGAAATATCGATGTTCCGGGTGGACAGGTACTCTTCGGGGCACCGAAAATACTTAATGTCGGTGAATTCGGTGCCCACCGCATGTTGTCCAAGGAGCAAGCGGTGAAACGATTAGGCGGCGATTGGTTCCGTCTTGCCGGCAACTTTGCCATTATCAACCCCAAGTGTGTATGGGATGCCATCCTTGAAGAAAAACCGTATCCAGTGAAGATGCTCTTTTTCATCAGCTCAAATCCTGTGATGACTCGTGCCAATGCAAGAGAGGTGTACAAAGCTCTTGAAAAGGTCGAATTCATGGTTGTGTCTGACTTCTTCATGACGCCAACGGCCGAATTGGCGGACATTGTGTTGCCTGCGGCTACCTGGTTAGAGATGGACTATATCGGGGACTTTTGGAAGCGGCATGGTTACCTGTTGCCTCGGCGAAAGGTTATTCAGGTGGGTGAGTGCCGCTCCGATCATGAGATGCTCAATGACCTCGCCCATCGAGTAGGGCAGGGTGAATACTGGTGGGACACCTTTGAAGGAGGCCTGGATTACATTTTGGAACCGATGGGTATCACGTGGCAGGATTTCAAAAAGATGGATTACCTACGAGGAGAGGTGAAGTATCAGAAATACAAGGAGAAGGGATTTTCGACGCCCACCCGTAAATTCGAGCTGTACTCAACGCTGCTGGAAAAATGGGGCTACGATCCTCTTCCCCAGTACCATGAAATGCCTGAAAGCCCGGTCAGTACCCCTGAAGTTTACAAAGAGTACCCGTACATCCTTATCACAGGCATGAGGATGCCTGGGTTTTTCCATACCGAAAATCGTCAGGTGCCGTGGCTGCGGGAGCTTCACAGGGAGCCTATGGTTGAGATTCACCCTGAGACGGCAGCAAAGGAGGGAATTAAGGAGGGAGATTGGGTTACCATCGAATCCCCGCGTGGTAGAGTCAGGCAGCGAGCCAAGCTCTTCGCCGGTATAGATCCGCGGGTTGTGGGCGCTCAGCATGCGTGGTGGTTTCCTGAGAGAAAAGACCCTGGCCACGGTTGGGATGTATCGAACATCAACATTTTAACGGACAATGCCTATGAAATATGCGACCCTGCGATGGGGGCAACGAATGTGCGGGTGCTTTTATGCAAGATCTATCCTGAGATGAAAGAAGGAGAAAAGTCATGAAACAATATGCTCTGGTTATCGATCATGAAGCCTGCTGGGGGTGTAAGGCCTGTGAGGTAGCGTGCAAACAGGAAAACCATGCTGCTGACGGGGTCAAGTTAATTTCTGTCTCAGAAGATGGGCCCAAGATGGTCGATGGCAAGCTGGAATTTGTTTTTCGGGTTAATGTCTGTAGACACTGTGACGAGCCTCCCTGCGCGGATGCCTGTCCTGAAGAGGCAATCATCAAAAGAGAAGATGGTATTGTGGTGATGGATTATGAAAAATGCACAGGGTGCCAGTTATGTATTGAGGTATGCCCTTACGATGCCATTGCCTTTGACGCTGAGGAGGGTATTGCACAGAAATGCAACCTCTGCTACCAGCGGGTGGATAAGGGGCTGTTGCCTGCGTGCGCCGACAACGTCTGCCTGGCCCATTGTATCCATTTTGGAGATCTGGAGGAGATTAAGCAAAGAATAGCGAAGAATGTATGAGGTGAGATCGGTTTGATCGGCAAATAATCGGCTTGGGGTCCATCAACCTCAGAACCCTCCTGTGCAACATCTATAAGGCAGAGGAGGGGAGATAGCTTAAAGGTGCTAATGACCCTGGTTCGTAAGCATGAAGGTCGCCGTGGCCGTGGCCGCCACCTGACCATCTCCGTCCTTTACCGCCGCCTCCACCTTAAAGAGCCTCTTTTTCTGTATATTGATTTTGGCCTCGGCGAGCATCTCCCCATCCCTCACCGGGGCCTTGTACTTTATCTCCAGCCTTACAGTGGAATATCTTACTCCTGGTCCCACCAAGGAGAAGACGGCCACCGCCATGGCAGTATCCACCAGTGAGGCGATGACGCCCCCATGGATCTTCCCCGCAGGGTTGGTGAACTCATCTCTATAGGGCATCCTCACCCTGGCAAATCCCTCCCCGATCTCCAGGATCTCCATATGCATGTACTTCTCAAAGGGGGCGACCTTAAAAGACCTTTTCTTCATAATGGATCCTCTTTAAAGACCCTTGCATCTTTTCAAACGGCTGTCAACACATATAAGTAAAAATAATATCAGCCCCCCCAATCCTCCATCATCACCTGAAAGGCCCGCTGCCCGCCTCTGAGTACTCCAGCGTATCCACCACCAGGATACCCCCATGCGCTGGCCAAATAAAGCCCTTTGATGGGAGTCCGGTTGCTGATCCGATTCATATAGGCGTTGTCCATGGACTGCTCAAAGCCATAGATGGCCCCTTCAGCATTCCGGGTGTAATGCCAGTTTGTCAGGGGTGTAGCCGCTTCCTTGACCTCAATCATCGAGGAGAGTCCGGGTACTAACTCCTTTTCAGCCCTGCGGATGAGGATATTGGTCCATCGCTCCTTTTCCTTGTAATAGGCTTTCTTGCACCCTGCCCGGTAATCTGCCTCAAATTTTCGCCATGGTTTAAACCCGCACAGAAATAAGATCATCAGACTGGATGTCCCCGGCCTGGAGTAACCTTTGAAGATATTATCGTAGATGCTGACGCTGAAGGGACCCTTGTCGACCTCTCCCATTAGGTAGGATTGATAATCGGCCTCCGCTCCTCGACCTGAAGCCACGTGGGTACTGAATCCTTTTATCTTTCCCCTTAATTCTCGGTTCAACCCAAGCCATACAATAAAGGTTGAGATACTGGGACGGTATCCTTCTAGCTCTCTTAGGTAATCGGGTGGAACAACCTTCCGAGGTAACATCTCTTTGAACGTGGTAAGTGCGCTGGCGTTGCTGACCACAGCCCGGGCAGGCAAGACCTTCCCTCCTGATATAACCACCCCCTGCGCGGCCCCATCCTTGACCAAGATCTTTTGCGCTAAGGTTTCGTACAGGATCTTTCCACCAGATTTTTCGATCACGTCGGCCAATGCATAGCTCAAGTCTTGGGAACGGTTTTTAACGTAGTAGGAACCGTTCTTGAGGTAGCCTCCGGTGGCATTTGCATAGTAGAACCCGGAGAGCCTGGATGGTGGCAGACCGTAATAGCCCCACAGGGCGGCCAAAACATCTTGGAGCGCAGGCTCTTTGACATATTCGTTCATCAGCTCAGCTAGGGTCTTGTCCCGAACATTCCACATCTTGCGATACTGAATCGGGAAGATGACCCTGAAGATGCGCTTGTACAATCTCCCTTTTTGGTGATAACTGTTAGTTTCTTCGGCAATGCCGATCATTTCTTGGACAAAGCCTCGGATGCCCTCGGTTTCATCGGGAAAGTGCTTGGCCAAGAGGCGAATGTATGCCTCCGGGTCTTTCTGGGGAACCGAAATATCCAGGTCAGGGGTCTTCAGACGGTAGACCTCAGGGAGTTGGGCCAACTGCAGTTTATCCAGGACACCTACATCTCGCAGGATGCGTGCCGGGGCATTATTGTTGATCGAGGTTCCGTGCAGGGATACCTCGAATGTAAACTTTCCTCCAGCCCTGTCAAAGGAGGTGGCATAGCCTCCTGGGACATTGTGTTGCTCAACTACGGTTATCGGAATCCCTTGCCTGGCCAGATAGGCCCCGCAACACAGCCCGCCCAATCCAGCCCCGATGATCACGGTCGGATACTCACTCTTGGGGCCCATCTTAGCGGCATAGGCCGTGATCCTTTTCCAATCCAGGGCAAAGGATGCAGCGGTTATGGCTGAAATGGTGAGAAAGGAACGTCTGGATATCTTTTTGTTGAGCATGCTATTACCTCCTTTCAAACAAAAAGGTTAACGTGAAATCTGCTGCCTAATCTATACCGGCTACCTTTTGGGAAATCAAAGGGTTCTCTTTTATCCGCTGCTATATGGTGTTGCTCGCCCATAAAGGTCTAGGGTTAGCAAGGTGAAGAAAATACCCAAGCCTGTATGAATATAGATTTCACTGGTTGTGCGTTCCCTAACTGCTTGGATTAACCATCTTCCATTAATAACACATATAACAGCACAAATACTGACACAAAGAATGTACCTATACATCTTTTTTACCTCCTTTTATGGATCTTTTTCTCACCCCATCTCCCCTCCTGGATCTCCTCCTGTACCTTTCTCTGAAAAAGTCTGGTCAGGATATAGGTTCGAAGTTCTTTGGCCCCCTTGGCAAGTCGGGAGGTGATCTCGACCCCAGGGCCTATCTCCTTTCCAGCAATAATCTTGTTCCTCAGTGCCATCTCCTCTTCGATGATCTTCTCCCCACATTTGGGATAAAATACCAGATCCTTCAGATCTATACCTACAGAAAGGGCCATTGATAAACGTATCCCTGCCTTCAGGTCCTCCTCATCATATCTCTTCTCACCCTTTACGCTTAAAGGAAGGAGCAGCTCCAATCTCTCTGCCTCCTCCAGTTTTTCTTTCCCTAGGCCGGTCTTTTCTAAAAATTCTTCTTCTGTGTAGGCCTTCTCCTTGATTTCGTTTCGATGAAATATAAGAGCATCAAGCTCTAAGAGGGAATCTAGATCCGCACCGGCCTCCATCTTCTCTAAAAAATCCTTGATCCTGGATAAAGGGAAAAACCTTTTTTCCTGAAGCTCTTTGATTAAGCGGATCCTGTCGATGTAATCCTCGCTATAGTAGGCCATATTCTTACTGGTCTTAACCGGTGGGGGGAGCAACCCCTCCCGGACATAGTATAAGATGGTAGACTTTGACACCCCTGTCCTTTCAACCAGCTCAGCCATCTTCATCAGCCTTTTCTCCCTTAATTTAGTCATTCCCTAAAGAATACTTAGTATAAAGTGCCACTTACCACTTATTACAAACATTGTCAAATCAGGAAATAGCTTACCTAGACCAAAATTTTTCAAAAATGTAGGAGTAGTGAGTAAATAAAGGATCTAATCTTTTAAATTGACAAAATTTATTAGATTTTATGTGGTATACATGGCCCAGTCGTTACGAATTGAAAATCTTTGTGTCGCTCATCCCCCTTTTTCCGCCAGGTAGATGAAGACATCCTCCAGACTGGGGGGAACTGCCTCTAATTCAAGGACGGAGACCCCCGCCTCCTCGAGAGTTTTGCGGATTTCCTCCTGAGTGGGGACGTCTGCCTCGGTGAGGATATGTAGACGGCGACCGAAGGGGGAGACCTCTGCTATGCCCGGGATCTGGCGCAGGATATCAGTGGCCTTGGTGATCTCCTCTACTTCCAGTTCATAGACCCTTCCGGGTATCTTCTGCTTTAACCGGGTGGGGGTCTCTGTGGCGACCAGCCTCCCGTTGAAGATCATCCCGAGCCGGTGGCACTGTTCCGCCTCCTCCATATAGTGGGTGGTCACCAGCACCGCAGTTCCTTGGGAGGAGAGGTTATAGATCAGCTCCCAAAAGGCTTGACGGGCCGCCGGGTCCACCCCAGAGGTCGGCTCATCCAGAAAGAGGACCTCCGGGCGGTGCAGCACGGCACACCCCAGGGCCAGTCGCTGTCTCCACCCGGTGGGGAGGTTCTCTACCAAAAGGCCTTCTTTCCCGGATAAAGCGATCATCTCCATCACCTCGTCGAGGCGCTCCCTAAAGTGCCCCTCAAGGAGACCATAGATCCCCGCATAGAGTGAGAGGTTCTCCCAGACGGTCAGATCCCTATAGAGGGAGAAGCGCTGAGACATGTAGCCGATCCGGCTCCGTATCCTTTCGGGATCCTCGGCCACATCCACCCCTGCCACCAGGGCCCGGCCTGCAGTGGGGGGGAGGATGCCACAGAACATCCTGATGGTGGTCGTCTTGCCAGCGCCGTTGGGGCCTAAGAAACCAAATACCTCCCCCTGGGAGATGGAAAAGGAGACCTCATCCACCGCGACGAAATCCTCGAACTTTTTGGTGAGCCCTTCTGCTACAATCGCCTCCATCTCTCCCTCTAATCTAATTTCTTATGGAATCTTTTTATGCTTATCCCCAAAAAAATCGGCCCGGCAATGGTCAGGAACAAGAGCTGGGGCCACAACACAGCTATCCCCACACCCTTGAGGAAGACCCCCCTCACGATGACCAGGAAGTAGGTCATCGGGTTGATGTAGGCAAGCCAGCGCACAATAGCAGGTATGTTGTAGACGGGAAAGACAAACCCAGTAAGCAACACTGAGGGCATGAAGTAGAAGAAGACCCCCATCAGGGCCTGTTGCTGGGTCCGGGAGATGGTGGAGATGAGGATGCCTATACCGAGGGCAGTGATCAGGTAGAGGACGGCAGAAATGGCCAACAGAAGGACATCACCCTGAAAGGGGATCCGAAACCAGAGGGTCCCCACCACAAAGATCAAGGCGAGGTTGATCAGTCCCAAAAGGAAGAAGGGGAGGGTCTTGCCGGCGATCAGCTCGGCCGGCCGAAGGGGGGTGACGATAAGCTGTTCCATGGTCCCCACCTCCCACTCCCTCACGATAGAAAAGGAGGTCAGGATCAGGGAGATAAGGGTGAGCAACAGGGCGATGACCCCGGGGACGAAGAAGTTGCGGCTTTTAAGGTCGGGGTTGAACCAGATCCTGATCTCCGGCCTTATCCGGGGGGAACGCCTCCCTGTGGTTATCTTTTTATTGAGGGGGGGATGCCTCTCCTTGAGCTTTTGAAGGTAGGCGGCGATTATCCTGTTCCCATAGGATACCGCTGTGGAGGCCACGATTGAGTCGGTCCCCTCCACGATCATCTGCAGATCAGCAGGTCGACCCCTTTGTAGGGCACGAGAGAAGTCCTCGGGGATGACCAGGATGACCTGGACCTCTCCTTTGTCTAAAAGGGGTTCTGCTGTGCGGGGCTCTCTTACCCTTTTCACGATCTGGAAGTAACCGGTGGCCTGAAAGGCGTCGACGAGGCCACGGCTGATGCTGGTGTCGCAGCGGTCACAGACTACTGTGCGGATGTCGTGTACATCGGTATTGACGGCGTAACCGAAGAGGATGAGTTGAATTAAAGGGGCGCCGAAGATGAGCATCCGCATCCTCTTATCCCGGAGGGCCTGCCTGATCTCCTTTTGAAAAAGGGCCTTTATACGCTGCAGGCTCATCTCCTTCGCTCCTTGATCTGACGGGGGACTTGTCGGGCGGCAAGCCACAGGACAAAGATAGCAAAGGCCAAAAGCAGAAGGAGGGGGGGGTAGAGTATGGAGAGACCGATACCTTTGAGGAAGATCCCCTTAAGGGCATGGATGAGGTAGCGGGCTGGGACGAGATAGCTTATACCCTGAAGGGGGATGGGCATATTGCGGATC
This genomic interval carries:
- the tsaB gene encoding tRNA (adenosine(37)-N6)-threonylcarbamoyltransferase complex dimerization subunit type 1 TsaB; protein product: MMILGIDTSTSCGSLGLIDGDQVVAEYNLNREETHSARLIPSIQVLLKGAKLDIKDVDGLAVSLGPGSFTGLRVGLSTVKGLALAAEKPVVGVPTLDALAHNLPFTPYLICPFLDARRGEVYTALYKDEGGGRVKRLTPYQVLSPSIMLEEIPPKETIFLGDGVRVYGELIKERLGERAFFAPPHLRFLRGTMVAELGLQRIMEGERDDISSLVPIYVRPSDAEIRWVKRKGLNNFKGNRI
- a CDS encoding sigma-70 family RNA polymerase sigma factor: MEEQELVKRVQGGEKEAFKDLVAPYQRKIYSFLYGMVWDREDALELTQEVLIKAYRSIRGFRMASSFYTWLYRIAVNLALDFRRHRMATPGVKEAVDPPEKGGPDSCLMRNELREQILKAMAQLPPQHRAIILLREVEGLSYKEISEVMGCQLGTVMSRLHYAREGLRRCLASYLKGEG
- a CDS encoding zf-HC2 domain-containing protein, producing MPGCKHFTPRLEMYLDGELPPVERDSVEGHLRVCPRCQKELEDLCALRELLTGAVEERVTDAQLQAVWEGVWERLRIPSLRQRVWWPVRDLFFPLRPLRTLAWGTALLVILLLTLPLVTSTPSPPVVVESVESEDPVMIFQGEEGLTIIWLFETEEGKEEIG
- a CDS encoding cytochrome c3 family protein; this encodes MKRWSYLIVAAAFLAGGVLSIALAGPEMVKIENKYARDLKKPVTLSHKKHAETYKIACTECHHTWKKAERKTPQKCAACHKEKAEGKKLSTKRAYHKQCQGCHKALKAQGKKTGPTTKCTGCHPSKRKK
- a CDS encoding radical SAM protein, translating into MKGLRRKYYRLRPARYYGGIATADLVGCNLLCAYCWNYNRNLRPSECEGWYYNPTEIAKRLSAIAKRKGFNRIRLSGAEPILGERSFDHLSGVLEEISKVDPRMEFILETNGLFIGARPEFAQRLSQFHRLQVRISLKGWDKESFERISGAEGRYFELPLRGLKTLLEFGVEAWPAIMLELFGPKGIEKISERLKELFIRPEELEVEYLEAYPFVLENLKRRSLDLYG
- a CDS encoding IclR family transcriptional regulator, with product MKSGYTSLVPAVEQAGKILVCLAQGPSFKMRLTDICNHVDIHKSKGYSILNTLQKFGFVQKDPEAKTYSLGPGLISLSRRVLDNLDYQEVVAPFLGTLAKQTKSTALFGVIADGHLFVVAKREGNQDIGITIRLGHRFPITWGAHGKAIVAFLPDVERERIMAGEKLYFHGDVSQLDRDRLQKELAACRRSGFAVDRGELSPGINAVASPVFGSHGKLIGCLFVIGTFPASLIQQYGSMVAESARKISYALGADVEQIYHHVPMDDG
- a CDS encoding molybdopterin-dependent oxidoreductase gives rise to the protein MTEFKYSNVEREMEVYGYDSVVKSHCRMCHGGCGVLVYVKDGKVAKIAGDPNCPINHGTLCSKGIASAQLAYHPDRLTYPVKRVGPKGSGNWERISWGEALDMIAERILTYKETFGAESIVMGYGTGRENEAVIYRFANILGTPNVLTAGHFCYGPRIATSIITCGSNPLVDYENHPRCLMVWGNNVVISNPDEYKGEPFSVSLDAGAKLIVVDPRLTRIAARADIWLQLRPGTDTALALGMANVIVSEKLYDKEFVENYVHGWEPFVDRVSEYPLERVEEITWVSKEKIREAARLFATTKPAAIQWGVAIEQQINCADNNRALMVLMGITGNIDVPGGQVLFGAPKILNVGEFGAHRMLSKEQAVKRLGGDWFRLAGNFAIINPKCVWDAILEEKPYPVKMLFFISSNPVMTRANAREVYKALEKVEFMVVSDFFMTPTAELADIVLPAATWLEMDYIGDFWKRHGYLLPRRKVIQVGECRSDHEMLNDLAHRVGQGEYWWDTFEGGLDYILEPMGITWQDFKKMDYLRGEVKYQKYKEKGFSTPTRKFELYSTLLEKWGYDPLPQYHEMPESPVSTPEVYKEYPYILITGMRMPGFFHTENRQVPWLRELHREPMVEIHPETAAKEGIKEGDWVTIESPRGRVRQRAKLFAGIDPRVVGAQHAWWFPERKDPGHGWDVSNINILTDNAYEICDPAMGATNVRVLLCKIYPEMKEGEKS
- a CDS encoding 4Fe-4S binding protein, with the translated sequence MKQYALVIDHEACWGCKACEVACKQENHAADGVKLISVSEDGPKMVDGKLEFVFRVNVCRHCDEPPCADACPEEAIIKREDGIVVMDYEKCTGCQLCIEVCPYDAIAFDAEEGIAQKCNLCYQRVDKGLLPACADNVCLAHCIHFGDLEEIKQRIAKNV
- a CDS encoding PaaI family thioesterase — translated: MKKRSFKVAPFEKYMHMEILEIGEGFARVRMPYRDEFTNPAGKIHGGVIASLVDTAMAVAVFSLVGPGVRYSTVRLEIKYKAPVRDGEMLAEAKINIQKKRLFKVEAAVKDGDGQVAATATATFMLTNQGH